One genomic segment of Phalacrocorax carbo chromosome Z, bPhaCar2.1, whole genome shotgun sequence includes these proteins:
- the SLC14A1 gene encoding urea transporter 1 isoform X3, producing MVQLVDWILRGTSQVMFVNNPLSGLIILVGIFIQSPWWLLTGCTGTTVSTLTALALSQDRSAIAAGQHGYNGMLVGVLIAIFSDKGDYYWWLLPPVAVMSMACPILSSALGSIFSKWDLPVFTLPFNIAVTLYLAATGHYNTFFPTTLIKPVASAPNITWSAINVPLLLQSIPVGVGQVYGCENPWTGGVFLVALLISSPLICLHAAIGSTVGMFAALSIASPFDSIYLGLHNYNSALACIATGGMFYALTWQSHLLSLACALFCAYSGAALANALSVLGLPLCTWPFCFSALLFLLINSDDPAIYKIPLCKVTYPEANRIYYLRMKRRASESRREEQKQKEQKPSCDSKISTGGTPLCTPKNRHAY from the exons ATGGTCCAACTGGTGGACTGGATTTTGCGAGGCACCTCTCAGGTGATGTTTGTCAATAACCCGCTCAGCGGGCTGATCATTTTAGTGGGGATCTTCATCCAGAGCCCCTGGTGGCTGCTCACCGGCTGTACTGGAACGACTGTGTCGACATTAACTGCACTGGCCCTCAGTCAGGACAG ATCCGCCATTGCAGCTGGGCAGCATGGCTACAACGGGATGTTGGTGGGAGTGCTCATAGCCATCTTCTCTGACAAAGGGGATTACTACTGGTGGCTTCTTCCTCCTGTGGCAGTTATGTCGATGGCCTG TCCAATCCTGTCCAGTGCTTTGGGATCCATCTTCAGTAAATGGGACCTTCCTGTTTTCACTCTGCCCTTCAATATTGCGGTGACTTTGTACTTGGCAGCCACAGGACACTACAACACCTTTTTCCCTACAACCCTCATCAAGCCTGTAGCATCAGCGCCCAATATCACCTGGTCTGCAATCAATGTGCCACTG CTCTTGCAATCCATCCCAGTTGGTGTTGGTCAAGTGTATGGTTGTGAAAACCCCTGGACTGGAGGCGTCTTCCTTGTTGCTTTACTTATCTCCTCCCCACTTATTTGTTTACATGCTGCAATTGGATCGACAGTGGGGATGTTTGCAG CATTGAGCATTGCGTCACCATTTGACAGCATCTACCTTGGCTTACACAATTACAACAGTGCACTCGCGTGCATTGCAACTGGGGGCATGTTCTATGCCCTGACCTGGCAGAGTCATCTTCTGTCACTTGCCTGTG CATTATTTTGTGCCTACTCTGGAGCAGCTCTTGCTAATGCCCTATCTGTG cttgggctGCCACTCTGCACCTggcctttctgcttctctgcactTCTCTTTTTGCTGATAAATTCAGATGACCCAGCCATCTACAAAATCCCCCTCTGCAAAGTCACCTACCCGGAAGCCAACAGGATCTACTACCTGAGAATGAAGAGAAGAGCAtcagagagcaggagagaagaacagaaacaaaaggagcAGAAACCCTCCTGCGACTCAAAAATAAGCACAGGAGGCACCCCTCTATGCACCCCCAAAAACCGCCATGCTTACTGA
- the SLC14A1 gene encoding urea transporter 1 isoform X4, which translates to MLVGVLIAIFSDKGDYYWWLLPPVAVMSMACPILSSALGSIFSKWDLPVFTLPFNIAVTLYLAATGHYNTFFPTTLIKPVASAPNITWSAINVPLLLQSIPVGVGQVYGCENPWTGGVFLVALLISSPLICLHAAIGSTVGMFAALSIASPFDSIYLGLHNYNSALACIATGGMFYALTWQSHLLSLACALFCAYSGAALANALSVLGLPLCTWPFCFSALLFLLINSDDPAIYKIPLCKVTYPEANRIYYLRMKRRASESRREEQKQKEQKPSCDSKISTGGTPLCTPKNRHAY; encoded by the exons ATGTTGGTGGGAGTGCTCATAGCCATCTTCTCTGACAAAGGGGATTACTACTGGTGGCTTCTTCCTCCTGTGGCAGTTATGTCGATGGCCTG TCCAATCCTGTCCAGTGCTTTGGGATCCATCTTCAGTAAATGGGACCTTCCTGTTTTCACTCTGCCCTTCAATATTGCGGTGACTTTGTACTTGGCAGCCACAGGACACTACAACACCTTTTTCCCTACAACCCTCATCAAGCCTGTAGCATCAGCGCCCAATATCACCTGGTCTGCAATCAATGTGCCACTG CTCTTGCAATCCATCCCAGTTGGTGTTGGTCAAGTGTATGGTTGTGAAAACCCCTGGACTGGAGGCGTCTTCCTTGTTGCTTTACTTATCTCCTCCCCACTTATTTGTTTACATGCTGCAATTGGATCGACAGTGGGGATGTTTGCAG CATTGAGCATTGCGTCACCATTTGACAGCATCTACCTTGGCTTACACAATTACAACAGTGCACTCGCGTGCATTGCAACTGGGGGCATGTTCTATGCCCTGACCTGGCAGAGTCATCTTCTGTCACTTGCCTGTG CATTATTTTGTGCCTACTCTGGAGCAGCTCTTGCTAATGCCCTATCTGTG cttgggctGCCACTCTGCACCTggcctttctgcttctctgcactTCTCTTTTTGCTGATAAATTCAGATGACCCAGCCATCTACAAAATCCCCCTCTGCAAAGTCACCTACCCGGAAGCCAACAGGATCTACTACCTGAGAATGAAGAGAAGAGCAtcagagagcaggagagaagaacagaaacaaaaggagcAGAAACCCTCCTGCGACTCAAAAATAAGCACAGGAGGCACCCCTCTATGCACCCCCAAAAACCGCCATGCTTACTGA